One window of Nymphaea colorata isolate Beijing-Zhang1983 chromosome 1, ASM883128v2, whole genome shotgun sequence genomic DNA carries:
- the LOC116262811 gene encoding uncharacterized protein LOC116262811, giving the protein MLISVEGGFISSSASGYSKGLALLLFWIGGGGRRRRRRRRRRGWTDDSPMRVLPWNRQYQLVSQEEITAEYPLAPAEHRAKTRRVCKPFLCFGRPPPPGLDGPPSPLKVEPVVHQQEYSSTSPSGVIAGTADGVDELGVKVFQKSSLKKPSAGGSDGGGPAAKEVEGENDESSVLDTAAKRKVQWTDGWGRDLTEIREFEPSEMNESEDEDDDGRGCSCVIQ; this is encoded by the exons ATGCTAATCTCAGTGGAAGGAGGGTTCATCTCCTCGTCAGCTTCCGGGTACTCCAAGGGCCTTGCCTTACTTCTCTTCTGGATCGGTGGTGGTGGTCGTCGTCGTcgtaggaggaggaggaggaggggttGGACGGACGACAGTCCCATGAGAGTGCTTCCCTGGAACCGCCAGTATCAATTGGTTTCACAGGAGGAGATCACCGCCGAGTACCCGCTGGCTCCTGCCGAGCACCGGGCGAAGACCCGCCGGGTTTGCAAGCCCTTTCTTTGCTTTGGCCGGCCACCACCACCGGGCCTCGATGGTCCACCCTCGCCTCTCAAAGTCGAGCCAGTCGTCCATCAGCAGGAGTACTCATCGACCTCGCCGTCCGGGGTGATCGCGGGAACAGCCGACGGGGTTGACGAACTGGGTGTAAAGGTTTTTCAAAAGAGTAGCCTAAAGAAGCCATCGGCCGGTGGGAGTGATGGTGGTGGTCCTGCTGCTAAGGAAGTTGAGGGGGAGAATGACGAGAGCTCAGTGTTGGATACTGCAGCGAAGAGGAAAGTTCAGTGGACCGACGGCTGGGGCCGTGATCTTACCGAGATCAGGGAATTCGAACCAAG TGAAATGAATGAATcggaggatgaagatgatgatggtcGAGGTTGCAGCTGTGTCATACAGTGA
- the LOC116245883 gene encoding probable polyol transporter 4 isoform X1 — MTMGETIGRPTMGYPHGRYERVTASGSEDHRSPVEERSSTSSSRKYVFACAVFASLNSVLLGYDVGVMSGAILFIQEDLKITEVQEEVLVGCLSIVSLLGSLAGGRTSDAIGRKWTMGLAAIVFQSGAALMALAPSFGLLMAGRLLAGIGIGFGVMIAPVYIAEISPAITRGALTSFPEIFINLGILLGYVSNYCFSSLPAHLSWRVMLAVGILPSVFIAAALFIIPESPRWLVMQGRSEEAKWVLTRITEREEEVEERLAEIKKAAEAGCADGKDQDKAIWAELLRPSLPLRRMLITGLGIQSFQQITGIDATVYYSPTIFKAAGITGNKALIGATVAVGFTKTMFILVAICLIDRVGRKPLLYVSTIGMTTCLFCLGLTLTFMGSGHEPKGGGAVGIAIAVLAVCGNVAFFSVGIGPVCWVLTSEIFPLRLRAQAAALGAVGNRVCSGLVAMSFLSVSRIISVGGTFFAFSVISALSVVFVYTCVPETKGKTLEQIEMLFQHGDREWQKVEIELGDAEHLVEK, encoded by the exons ATGACTATGGGGGAGACAATAGGGAGGCCAACAATGGGTTATCCCCATGGCCGATACGAGCGGGTGACGGCTTCGGGCAGTGAGGACCACCGGAGCCCCGTGGAGGAAAGGAGcagcaccagcagcagcaggaAGTATGTTTTCGCTTGTGCCGTCTTTGCCTCTCTCAATTCTGTTCTCCTTGGATACG ATGTTGGCGTGATGAGTGGAGCAATCCTTTTCATACAAGAAGATCTGAAGATTACGGAGGTACAGGAGGAGGTCCTGGTTGGGTGCTTGAGCATTGTCTCTCTACTTGGAAGCCTCGCCGGCGGCAGAACATCAGATGCCATCGGCCGGAAGTGGACAATGGGCCTCGCCGCCATTGTCTTCCAGTCAGGGGCAGCCCTCATGGCTCTTGCTCCCTCCTTCGGCCTTCTCATGGCGGGCAGGCTCTTGGCTGGGATTGGCATTGGCTTCGGCGTCATGATCGCTCCCGTATACATTGCAGAGATATCTCCCGCCATTACCAGAGGGGCACTCACCTCCTTCCCTGAGATCTTCATAAATCTGGGAATTCTCCTCGGTTACGTCTCCAATTATTGCTTCTCTAGTCTGCCTGCCCACTTGAGCTGGAGGGTTATGCTCGCTGTCGGCATCCTCCCCTCCGTGTTCATCGCAGCTGCATTGTTCATAATCCCCGAGTCCCCTCGATGGTTAGTTATGCAAGGTCGCTCTGAAGAAGCGAAATGGGTGTTGACAAGGATCacggagagggaggaggaagtgGAAGAGAGGTTGGCGGAGATTAAGAAAGCTGCAGAAGCTGGCTGTGCCGACGGCAAGGATCAGGATAAGGCCATCTGGGCCGAGCTACTGAGGCCTTCCCTTCCCCTGCGCCGGATGCTGATCACGGGACTTGGGATCCAGAGCTTTCAGCAGATCACCGGCATCGATGCGACCGTCTACTACAGCCCCACCATCTTCAAAGCCGCAGGCATAACCGGAAACAAAGCACTCATCGGTGCAACTGTTGCTGTCGGCTTCACAAAGACTATGTTCATCTTGGTGGCCATTTGCCTCATCGACAGGGTAGGGAGAAAGCCGCTGCTGTATGTCAGCACAATCGGCATGACCACTTGCCTTTTCTGTCTGGGCCTTACGTTGACGTTCATGGGCAGCGGCCATGAACCTAAAGGAGGAGGAGCTGTTGGTATTGCCATAGCCGTCTTGGCCGTCTGCGGAAACGTCGCCTTCTTCTCTGTGGGCATTGGACCAGTCTGCTGGGTCCTGACTTCTGAGATCTTCCCTCTGAGGCTCCGAGCACAAGCGGCGGCACTTGGTGCCGTAGGAAACAGAGTATGCAGTGGCTTGGTAGCCATGTCCTTCCTCTCCGTCTCTCGTATCATCTCTGTAGGTGGTACCTTCTTCGCCTTCTCTGTGATCTCGGCCTTGTCTGTCGTGTTCGTCTATACTTGTGTTCCAGAGACGAAAGGGAAAACTCTGGAACAGATCGAAATGCTTTTCCAACACGGGGATAGAGAGTGGCAAAAAGTTGAAATTGAGCTCGGTGATGCTGAGCACTTGGTTGAGAAATAA
- the LOC116245883 gene encoding probable polyol transporter 4 isoform X2, whose product MSGAILFIQEDLKITEVQEEVLVGCLSIVSLLGSLAGGRTSDAIGRKWTMGLAAIVFQSGAALMALAPSFGLLMAGRLLAGIGIGFGVMIAPVYIAEISPAITRGALTSFPEIFINLGILLGYVSNYCFSSLPAHLSWRVMLAVGILPSVFIAAALFIIPESPRWLVMQGRSEEAKWVLTRITEREEEVEERLAEIKKAAEAGCADGKDQDKAIWAELLRPSLPLRRMLITGLGIQSFQQITGIDATVYYSPTIFKAAGITGNKALIGATVAVGFTKTMFILVAICLIDRVGRKPLLYVSTIGMTTCLFCLGLTLTFMGSGHEPKGGGAVGIAIAVLAVCGNVAFFSVGIGPVCWVLTSEIFPLRLRAQAAALGAVGNRVCSGLVAMSFLSVSRIISVGGTFFAFSVISALSVVFVYTCVPETKGKTLEQIEMLFQHGDREWQKVEIELGDAEHLVEK is encoded by the coding sequence ATGAGTGGAGCAATCCTTTTCATACAAGAAGATCTGAAGATTACGGAGGTACAGGAGGAGGTCCTGGTTGGGTGCTTGAGCATTGTCTCTCTACTTGGAAGCCTCGCCGGCGGCAGAACATCAGATGCCATCGGCCGGAAGTGGACAATGGGCCTCGCCGCCATTGTCTTCCAGTCAGGGGCAGCCCTCATGGCTCTTGCTCCCTCCTTCGGCCTTCTCATGGCGGGCAGGCTCTTGGCTGGGATTGGCATTGGCTTCGGCGTCATGATCGCTCCCGTATACATTGCAGAGATATCTCCCGCCATTACCAGAGGGGCACTCACCTCCTTCCCTGAGATCTTCATAAATCTGGGAATTCTCCTCGGTTACGTCTCCAATTATTGCTTCTCTAGTCTGCCTGCCCACTTGAGCTGGAGGGTTATGCTCGCTGTCGGCATCCTCCCCTCCGTGTTCATCGCAGCTGCATTGTTCATAATCCCCGAGTCCCCTCGATGGTTAGTTATGCAAGGTCGCTCTGAAGAAGCGAAATGGGTGTTGACAAGGATCacggagagggaggaggaagtgGAAGAGAGGTTGGCGGAGATTAAGAAAGCTGCAGAAGCTGGCTGTGCCGACGGCAAGGATCAGGATAAGGCCATCTGGGCCGAGCTACTGAGGCCTTCCCTTCCCCTGCGCCGGATGCTGATCACGGGACTTGGGATCCAGAGCTTTCAGCAGATCACCGGCATCGATGCGACCGTCTACTACAGCCCCACCATCTTCAAAGCCGCAGGCATAACCGGAAACAAAGCACTCATCGGTGCAACTGTTGCTGTCGGCTTCACAAAGACTATGTTCATCTTGGTGGCCATTTGCCTCATCGACAGGGTAGGGAGAAAGCCGCTGCTGTATGTCAGCACAATCGGCATGACCACTTGCCTTTTCTGTCTGGGCCTTACGTTGACGTTCATGGGCAGCGGCCATGAACCTAAAGGAGGAGGAGCTGTTGGTATTGCCATAGCCGTCTTGGCCGTCTGCGGAAACGTCGCCTTCTTCTCTGTGGGCATTGGACCAGTCTGCTGGGTCCTGACTTCTGAGATCTTCCCTCTGAGGCTCCGAGCACAAGCGGCGGCACTTGGTGCCGTAGGAAACAGAGTATGCAGTGGCTTGGTAGCCATGTCCTTCCTCTCCGTCTCTCGTATCATCTCTGTAGGTGGTACCTTCTTCGCCTTCTCTGTGATCTCGGCCTTGTCTGTCGTGTTCGTCTATACTTGTGTTCCAGAGACGAAAGGGAAAACTCTGGAACAGATCGAAATGCTTTTCCAACACGGGGATAGAGAGTGGCAAAAAGTTGAAATTGAGCTCGGTGATGCTGAGCACTTGGTTGAGAAATAA
- the LOC116245925 gene encoding uncharacterized protein LOC116245925 — protein sequence MAKKRKSDATGLDEVDRTMYSTFCSAANSLSQLYTQAQNQQKLAFQAGERHGMEKLYQWILRQHEEGARVTAADIVAYLQNELDCSGEETSTSPGSQMYHQNAQPQMFLLNNSLAYPGVTGQALAQGARPSHSDQHKNSIFSNALSSPVRRSLQPFHLAQAGYLPSNVLQSGNGGRRVGSSDTDQHGTFSQNHDISGGVQSLQVCQAHSHQNREIHASNSNDSSMDIHEESPAHDSY from the exons ATGGCGAAGAAGAGGAAATCCGATGCAACGGGCTTGGATGAGGTAGACAGGACCATGTACAGCACCTTCTGCAGCGCTGCCAATTCACTATCGCAGCTATACACGCAGGCGCAGAACCAGCAGAAACTCGCCTTCCAGGCGGGTGAGAGGCACGGGATG GAGAAACTGTACCAGTGGATACTGAGGCAACATGAAGAAGGAGCAAGGGTGACTGCAGCAGATATTGTTGCTTATTTACAG AATGAGCTTGATTGCAGTGGAGAAGAAACATCGACATCTCCAGGGTCTCAAATGTATCACCAGAATGCTCAGCCCCAGATGTTCCTTTTGAATAATTCCTTAGCATATCCTGGTGTAACTGGACAGGCTCTGGCTCAGGGCGCACGACCTAGCCATTCTGATCAGCACAAGAATTCGATTTTTTCTAATGCTTTATCCAGTCCAGTGCGGAGAAGCCTTCAGCCATTTCATTTAGCTCAGGCTGGTTATTTGCCCAGCAATGTGTTGCAGAGTGGAAATGGAGGGAGGAGAGTCGGCTCCTCTGACACGGACCAGCATGGcacattttcacaaaatcacGACATTAGTGGTGGTGTCCAATCTCTTCAGGTGTGCCAAGCCCATTCCCATCAAAACAGGGAAATCCATGCCTCTaattcaaatgattcttcaatgGACATTCATGAGGAAAGCCCTGCTCATGACTCCTATTAA